One genomic region from Haloterrigena gelatinilytica encodes:
- the ilvB gene encoding biosynthetic-type acetolactate synthase large subunit has protein sequence MSERAAKVTPADEEEQDDDQITDSAAPDAAQEIDAESETTPAPVTSGAEAVVRALENAGVEHAFGVQGGAIMPVYDALYDSDIYHVTMAHEQGAAHAADAYGIVSGKPGICLATSGPGATNLVTGLADADMDSDPMVALTGQVPTELVGNDAFQETDTTGVTTPVTKDNTFSSDSDTVGSDVSEAFALAGEGRPGPTLVDLPKDVTNGETDREPDAPSVPETYEVQERADEEIVAAAAERIENSNKPVMLLGGGVIKGEASEACREFAVEHEIPVITTMPGIGAFPEDHELSLEMAGMHGTGYANMAITHCDTLIGIGTRFDDRLTGGIETFAPDAELIHVDIDPAEISKNIHADYPLIGDAATVVEQLTAAVDESPEATKWRAQCQQWKSDYSMAYDAPEDEPLQPEFVVEALDEATDDDTIVTTGVGQHQMWACQYWTYTEPRTWVSSHGLGTMGYGLPAAIGARIAADDDQDVVCFDGDGSFLMTLQGLSVAVRENLDITVAVLNNEYIGMVRQWQDAFFEGRHSASDYHWMPEFDKLAEAFGAAGFRIDDYDEVADTIEEALSYDGPSVIDVHIDPEANVFPMVPSGGDNGQFALTEDQL, from the coding sequence ATGAGCGAACGCGCAGCAAAGGTCACACCGGCAGACGAGGAGGAACAGGACGACGACCAGATCACCGACAGCGCGGCCCCGGACGCGGCCCAGGAGATCGACGCCGAGTCGGAGACGACGCCGGCGCCCGTCACCAGCGGTGCCGAAGCGGTCGTCCGCGCGCTAGAAAACGCGGGCGTCGAACACGCTTTCGGCGTGCAGGGCGGGGCGATCATGCCCGTCTACGACGCCCTCTACGACTCGGACATCTACCACGTGACGATGGCCCACGAGCAGGGCGCGGCCCACGCGGCCGACGCCTACGGCATCGTCTCGGGGAAGCCGGGCATCTGCCTGGCGACCTCCGGGCCGGGCGCGACCAACCTCGTCACGGGGCTGGCCGACGCCGACATGGACTCGGATCCGATGGTGGCCCTGACGGGGCAGGTTCCGACGGAGCTCGTCGGCAACGACGCCTTCCAGGAGACCGACACGACGGGCGTCACGACGCCGGTCACGAAGGATAACACCTTCTCGAGCGACTCGGACACCGTCGGTAGCGACGTCAGCGAGGCGTTCGCTCTCGCCGGCGAGGGCCGGCCGGGTCCGACGCTGGTCGACCTGCCGAAGGACGTGACCAACGGCGAGACCGACCGGGAGCCCGACGCGCCGTCGGTGCCCGAGACCTACGAGGTCCAGGAGCGAGCCGACGAGGAGATCGTCGCGGCCGCGGCCGAGCGCATCGAGAACTCGAACAAGCCCGTCATGCTGCTGGGCGGCGGCGTCATCAAGGGCGAGGCCAGCGAGGCCTGCCGCGAGTTCGCCGTCGAACACGAGATTCCGGTCATCACCACGATGCCCGGCATCGGTGCGTTCCCCGAGGACCACGAGCTCTCCTTGGAGATGGCGGGGATGCACGGCACCGGCTACGCCAACATGGCGATCACCCACTGCGACACGCTGATCGGGATCGGCACGCGGTTCGACGACCGCCTGACCGGCGGCATCGAGACCTTCGCGCCCGACGCGGAGCTCATCCACGTCGACATTGACCCCGCGGAGATCTCGAAGAACATCCACGCGGACTACCCGCTGATCGGCGACGCCGCGACCGTCGTCGAACAGCTGACCGCGGCCGTCGACGAGTCGCCCGAGGCCACGAAGTGGCGCGCGCAGTGCCAGCAGTGGAAGTCCGACTACTCGATGGCCTACGACGCGCCAGAGGACGAGCCGCTCCAGCCGGAGTTCGTCGTCGAGGCCTTGGACGAGGCGACCGACGACGACACCATCGTGACGACCGGCGTCGGCCAACACCAGATGTGGGCCTGCCAGTACTGGACCTACACCGAGCCCCGCACGTGGGTCTCGAGTCACGGACTCGGGACGATGGGGTACGGACTGCCGGCGGCGATCGGCGCCCGGATCGCGGCCGACGACGATCAGGACGTCGTCTGTTTCGACGGCGACGGCTCGTTCCTGATGACGCTGCAGGGTCTCTCGGTTGCGGTCCGCGAGAATCTGGACATCACGGTCGCCGTGCTCAACAACGAGTACATCGGGATGGTCCGACAGTGGCAGGACGCCTTCTTCGAGGGCCGCCACTCCGCCTCGGACTACCACTGGATGCCGGAGTTCGACAAGCTCGCCGAGGCCTTCGGCGCGGCCGGCTTCCGCATCGACGACTACGACGAGGTCGCCGACACCATCGAGGAGGCGCTTTCCTACGACGGCCCCTCGGTGATCGACGTCCACATCGATCCCGAGGCCAACGTCTTCCCGATGGTTCCAAGCGGCGGCGACAACGGACAGTTCGCTCTGACGGAGGACCAACTATGA
- the ilvN gene encoding acetolactate synthase small subunit, whose protein sequence is MKRGLEGPPPEDRPTPAGRRNKQGIRIDPEVEATHEPRRTVISALVAHEPGVLSDVSGLFSRRQFNIESLTVGPTKDEDRARITVVVEEPDPGIDQIKKQLRKLVPVISVRELEPDAMQRELALIKVDAEDPAQVSAVADMYDATTVDSSPETATFEITGARQKIEAAIDTFGQFGIREISRTGTTALARGTEETAAAVNATESTATEANHDKPYQTANDD, encoded by the coding sequence ATGAAACGAGGACTCGAGGGACCACCGCCGGAGGACCGACCGACCCCCGCGGGTCGACGCAACAAGCAGGGTATCCGCATCGACCCCGAGGTCGAAGCGACCCACGAGCCCCGGCGCACCGTCATCTCGGCGCTGGTCGCACACGAGCCCGGCGTGCTCTCGGACGTCTCGGGACTATTCTCGAGGCGCCAGTTCAACATCGAGAGCCTGACCGTCGGGCCGACGAAAGACGAGGACCGCGCGCGGATCACGGTCGTCGTCGAGGAGCCCGATCCGGGCATCGACCAGATCAAGAAACAGCTGCGAAAGCTCGTGCCGGTGATCTCGGTGCGCGAACTCGAGCCCGACGCGATGCAGCGGGAGCTGGCGTTGATCAAGGTCGACGCCGAGGATCCCGCGCAGGTCAGCGCCGTCGCGGACATGTACGACGCGACGACAGTCGACTCGAGTCCCGAGACGGCGACCTTCGAGATCACGGGGGCGCGCCAGAAGATCGAGGCGGCGATCGACACGTTCGGCCAGTTCGGGATCCGAGAGATCTCCCGAACCGGGACGACGGCGCTCGCCCGCGGCACCGAGGAGACCGCGGCAGCCGTGAACGCGACTGAATCGACCGCCACCGAGGCGAACCACGACAAACCATACCAGACAGCTAACGATGACTGA
- the ilvC gene encoding ketol-acid reductoisomerase, which yields MTDEFTTDIYYDDDADVSTLDDETVAVLGYGSQGHAHALNLHDSGVDVVVGLREGSSSRSAAEADGLEVATPGDAVAQASYVSVLVPDTVQPDVYENAIEPNLEAGDTLQFAHGLNIHYNQIQPPEGVDVTMVAPKSPGHLVRRNYENDEGTPGLLAIYQDTTGDAEERALAYAKGIGCTRAGVIETTFQEEVESDLFGEQAVLCGGVTSLVKHGYETLVDAGYSPEIAYFECLNELKLIVDLMYEGGHSEMWDSVSDTAEYGGLSRGDRIVDENVRENMEETLEEIQNGEFTREWIVENQAGRPSYTQLRQAEKNHEIEQVGERLRDLFAWAEEEEQAEDEDESVQVQADD from the coding sequence ATGACTGACGAATTCACCACCGACATCTACTACGACGACGACGCAGACGTATCGACGCTCGACGACGAGACCGTGGCCGTGCTGGGCTACGGCAGCCAGGGCCACGCTCACGCGCTGAACCTCCACGACAGCGGGGTCGACGTGGTCGTCGGCCTGCGCGAGGGGTCGTCCTCGCGCTCGGCCGCCGAAGCCGACGGTCTCGAGGTCGCGACGCCGGGCGACGCCGTCGCCCAGGCCTCCTACGTCTCCGTGCTGGTGCCCGACACCGTCCAGCCGGACGTCTACGAGAACGCCATCGAACCCAACCTCGAGGCGGGTGACACGCTGCAGTTCGCCCACGGGCTGAACATCCACTACAACCAGATCCAGCCCCCCGAGGGCGTCGACGTGACGATGGTCGCGCCGAAGAGCCCGGGCCACCTCGTCCGGCGGAACTACGAGAACGACGAGGGGACCCCCGGCCTGCTGGCGATCTACCAGGACACCACGGGCGACGCCGAAGAGCGCGCGCTCGCCTACGCGAAGGGGATCGGCTGCACTCGCGCCGGCGTCATCGAGACGACGTTCCAGGAGGAGGTCGAGTCGGACCTCTTCGGCGAGCAGGCCGTCCTCTGTGGCGGCGTCACCTCGCTGGTCAAACACGGCTACGAGACGCTGGTCGACGCGGGCTACTCGCCCGAGATCGCCTACTTCGAGTGTCTCAACGAGCTCAAACTGATCGTCGACCTGATGTACGAGGGCGGCCACTCCGAGATGTGGGACTCGGTCTCCGACACCGCCGAGTACGGCGGCCTCTCGCGCGGCGACAGGATCGTCGACGAGAACGTCCGCGAGAACATGGAGGAGACCCTCGAGGAGATCCAGAACGGCGAGTTCACGCGCGAGTGGATCGTCGAGAACCAGGCCGGCCGACCCAGCTACACCCAGCTTCGACAGGCCGAGAAGAACCACGAGATCGAACAGGTCGGCGAACGGCTGCGCGACCTGTTCGCCTGGGCCGAGGAGGAAGAACAAGCGGAAGACGAAGACGAGTCCGTCCAGGTGCAGGCGGACGACTAA
- the leuC gene encoding 3-isopropylmalate dehydratase large subunit, which translates to MSEGTLYDKVWDRHKVTTLPTGQDQLFVGLHLIHEVTSPQAFGMLRERDLEVAYPKLTHATVDHIVPTADQSRPYEEDAAEEMMAELEQNVREAGIEFSDPTTGDQGIVHVIGPEQGLTQPGKTIVCGDSHTSTHGAFGALAFGIGTSQIRDVLATGTVAMEKQKVRKIQVDGELGDGVEAKDIILEIIRRLGTEGGVGYVYEYAGEAIESLGMEGRMSICNMSIEGGARAGYVNPDETTYEWLEETDYFRENPEKFEELKPYWESIRSDETAEYDDVVHIDANELEPVVTWGTTPGQGVGVTEPIPAPEDLPEDKQDTARRAQEHMRVEPGDTMEGYDIDVAFLGSCTNARLPDLRRAAEIVEGRQVDDDVRALVVPGSQRVQEAAAEEGLKDIFEEAGFEWRNAGCSMCLGMNEDQLEGDEASASSSNRNFVGRQGSKDGRTVLMNPQMVAAAAITGEVSDVRELKEVTSV; encoded by the coding sequence ATGAGCGAGGGAACACTGTACGACAAGGTCTGGGATCGACACAAAGTCACCACGCTGCCGACGGGACAGGATCAGCTGTTCGTCGGACTCCACCTCATCCACGAGGTCACGAGTCCGCAGGCGTTCGGGATGCTCCGCGAGCGCGACCTCGAGGTCGCCTATCCGAAGCTGACTCACGCGACGGTCGACCACATCGTCCCGACGGCCGATCAGTCCCGACCCTACGAGGAGGACGCGGCCGAGGAGATGATGGCCGAACTCGAGCAGAACGTCCGCGAGGCGGGCATCGAGTTCTCCGACCCGACGACGGGCGATCAGGGGATCGTCCACGTCATCGGCCCGGAGCAGGGACTGACCCAGCCCGGCAAGACGATCGTCTGTGGCGACAGCCACACCTCCACCCACGGCGCCTTCGGCGCGCTCGCGTTCGGGATCGGCACCAGCCAGATCCGCGACGTGCTCGCGACGGGCACGGTCGCGATGGAGAAACAGAAGGTCCGCAAGATCCAGGTCGACGGCGAACTCGGCGACGGCGTCGAGGCCAAGGACATCATCCTCGAGATCATCCGTCGTCTGGGCACCGAGGGCGGCGTCGGCTACGTCTACGAGTACGCCGGCGAGGCCATCGAGAGCCTGGGGATGGAAGGCCGAATGTCGATCTGTAACATGTCGATCGAAGGCGGCGCCCGCGCGGGCTACGTCAACCCCGACGAGACCACCTACGAGTGGCTCGAGGAGACGGACTACTTCCGGGAGAACCCGGAGAAGTTCGAGGAACTCAAACCGTACTGGGAGTCCATTCGCTCCGACGAGACGGCAGAGTACGACGACGTCGTCCACATCGACGCGAACGAACTCGAGCCGGTCGTCACCTGGGGGACCACGCCCGGCCAGGGCGTCGGCGTCACCGAGCCGATTCCGGCCCCCGAGGACCTGCCCGAAGACAAACAGGATACGGCCCGACGCGCTCAGGAACACATGCGCGTCGAACCCGGCGACACGATGGAGGGCTACGACATCGACGTCGCCTTTCTGGGTTCCTGTACGAACGCGCGCCTGCCCGACCTGCGACGTGCCGCCGAGATCGTCGAGGGACGGCAGGTCGACGATGACGTCCGCGCACTGGTCGTCCCCGGCAGCCAGCGCGTCCAGGAAGCCGCTGCGGAGGAAGGGCTCAAAGACATCTTCGAGGAGGCCGGCTTCGAGTGGCGAAACGCCGGCTGTTCGATGTGTCTCGGTATGAACGAAGACCAACTCGAGGGCGACGAGGCCAGCGCCTCGTCCTCGAACCGGAACTTCGTCGGCCGACAGGGCTCGAAAGACGGTCGCACCGTCCTGATGAACCCGCAGATGGTCGCCGCGGCGGCGATCACCGGGGAAGTCTCTGACGTGCGCGAACTGAAGGAGGTGACCTCGGTATGA
- the leuD gene encoding 3-isopropylmalate dehydratase small subunit: MSDEVEIPEVTRVSGSGVPIRGNDIDTDQIIPARFMKVVTFDGLGEFAFFDVRFDDDDNPKDHPMNEDRFQDSSVMVVNSNFGCGSSREHAPQALMRWGIDAIIGESFAEIFAGNCLALGIPTVTADSETIQDLQDWVDENPDGEIDIDVESEEVTYGVPESDDSGANQNSESSDAGRTIDVTVDDAQRKALVEGVWDTTALMKSNAGEVRKKAAELPYVEDAAIPDAE; this comes from the coding sequence ATGAGTGACGAAGTCGAGATTCCCGAGGTCACCCGCGTCTCCGGATCGGGCGTCCCGATTCGGGGCAACGACATCGACACCGACCAGATCATCCCGGCGCGGTTCATGAAGGTCGTCACCTTCGACGGACTGGGCGAGTTCGCGTTCTTCGACGTCCGGTTCGACGACGACGACAACCCCAAGGACCACCCGATGAACGAGGACCGGTTCCAGGACTCCTCGGTGATGGTCGTCAACAGCAACTTCGGCTGTGGCTCCTCGCGCGAGCACGCGCCCCAGGCCCTGATGCGCTGGGGCATCGACGCGATCATCGGCGAGAGCTTCGCCGAGATCTTCGCGGGCAACTGTCTGGCGCTGGGGATCCCGACCGTCACGGCCGACAGCGAGACGATCCAGGACCTCCAGGACTGGGTCGACGAGAACCCCGACGGCGAGATCGACATCGACGTCGAGTCCGAGGAGGTCACCTACGGCGTTCCCGAATCGGATGATTCGGGTGCTAATCAGAACTCGGAGAGTTCTGATGCTGGGCGAACGATCGACGTCACCGTCGACGACGCCCAGCGCAAGGCCTTAGTCGAGGGCGTCTGGGACACGACGGCGCTGATGAAGTCCAACGCCGGCGAAGTTCGGAAGAAGGCCGCGGAGCTTCCCTACGTCGAGGACGCGGCGATTCCGGACGCCGAGTAA
- a CDS encoding DMT family transporter, whose protein sequence is MSRNRDIAMFLSLAVLWGFSFPAISVGLESLPPLLFAAARYDIAAVLLLTAAIVRVEKWRPTARNDLAAVAGGGVFLIAGNGLLFLGQQTVPSGVAAILQGLVPILTALWAIPLLGERLSGLGAVGAAIGFFGVGLVVQPDPGNLLAGDTGARLLIVGQVCSVALGGVLIQRAGPTLEQLPLVGWSMLVGGLVLHAVSLGAGEGPGAAAIGPVSLTALLYLGVFATAVAFMIYFTILEEHGAFEAALIGYLVPIVATAAGVVLLGESIGALTIAGFALVAVGFALLKRRTIADAVGLSTGVGSP, encoded by the coding sequence ATGTCTCGGAACCGCGATATCGCGATGTTTCTGTCCTTGGCCGTGCTGTGGGGTTTCTCCTTTCCGGCGATTTCGGTCGGCCTCGAGTCGCTCCCGCCGTTGCTCTTCGCGGCCGCCCGGTACGATATCGCCGCCGTCCTGTTGCTGACGGCGGCTATCGTCCGAGTCGAGAAGTGGCGGCCGACCGCCCGAAACGACCTCGCGGCGGTCGCGGGCGGCGGCGTCTTCCTCATCGCCGGGAACGGGCTGCTCTTCCTCGGCCAGCAGACGGTCCCCAGCGGCGTCGCCGCGATCCTGCAGGGACTGGTGCCGATCCTGACCGCGCTGTGGGCGATCCCGCTGCTGGGCGAGCGGCTCTCGGGGCTCGGGGCCGTCGGCGCCGCGATCGGCTTCTTCGGCGTCGGTCTGGTCGTCCAACCCGATCCGGGGAACCTGCTGGCGGGCGACACCGGCGCGCGGCTGCTCATCGTCGGGCAAGTCTGCAGCGTCGCGCTCGGCGGCGTCCTGATCCAGCGGGCCGGCCCGACCCTCGAGCAGCTGCCGCTGGTCGGCTGGTCGATGCTCGTCGGCGGCCTCGTCCTCCACGCCGTCAGCCTCGGCGCCGGCGAGGGTCCGGGCGCCGCCGCGATCGGTCCCGTCTCGCTGACTGCCCTGCTCTACCTCGGGGTCTTCGCGACCGCCGTCGCCTTCATGATCTACTTCACGATCCTCGAGGAACACGGCGCGTTCGAGGCGGCGCTGATCGGCTACCTGGTGCCGATCGTCGCGACCGCCGCGGGCGTCGTCCTGCTCGGCGAGTCGATCGGCGCGCTGACGATCGCGGGCTTCGCGCTGGTCGCCGTCGGCTTCGCCCTACTCAAGCGCCGAACCATCGCCGACGCGGTGGGGCTCTCGACGGGCGTCGGCAGTCCGTGA